Proteins from a single region of Desulfosporosinus sp. Sb-LF:
- a CDS encoding ATP-binding protein: MTLRRKFILSLVGMVFFMAIVFTSIALISTEALLGHAESYVQQAFSERLNQSLSIYYEGHGGWGGVQDYILKLSEVSPDQKLGRPPRDPQRFLVFDQDGKVVADPSNKEMGKQLAMISIDDKISKQWQEIKVKGNVVGHFWQEQRPSVMEGKLAKTIGTSIIQAMLIGLSITSLVALLLGLLLTRHFTMPLSRLMEAVRKVGKGDLSSRVEVKGNGDIATLARDFNRMTEQLTRNEEVRRNMVADIAHELRTPLAVILGKLESIQEGVLPSTPETILPIQDETLRLIRLVRDLQQLSLAEAGKLPMALRTVDLRQLVERITEQFAIEFEERELHIEVAGDVPEITGDPDRLTQVFVNLIGNALLHTPPGGSLRVLLAEAEASAEEEMVSEGNAYRLRAVFRRKGEKVEGSNRKEEKNTENVRSEGWVQVTVVDSGEGIPEEEIEHIFDRFYRVDKARERESGGTGLGLAIAKEFIQAHGGSIHVKSKMGVGSCFSILLPVNPNVTIKQP; this comes from the coding sequence ATGACCTTGCGGCGTAAGTTCATTCTTTCCCTTGTTGGTATGGTTTTTTTTATGGCCATCGTCTTTACTTCGATCGCTTTGATATCAACTGAGGCCTTGCTCGGGCATGCTGAAAGCTACGTTCAACAAGCATTTAGTGAGCGTTTGAATCAGTCCCTAAGTATTTATTATGAGGGCCACGGTGGTTGGGGTGGAGTTCAGGATTATATCTTGAAGCTCAGTGAAGTGTCGCCCGATCAGAAACTTGGACGTCCCCCTCGTGATCCTCAACGCTTTTTGGTCTTTGACCAAGACGGTAAAGTCGTAGCAGACCCATCTAATAAAGAGATGGGAAAACAGCTTGCCATGATTTCTATAGACGATAAAATTTCAAAACAATGGCAGGAAATTAAGGTAAAGGGAAATGTGGTAGGACATTTCTGGCAGGAACAACGTCCTTCAGTTATGGAGGGTAAACTTGCCAAAACAATTGGGACATCGATTATCCAGGCGATGCTCATAGGGTTGAGTATCACTTCCTTGGTCGCCTTACTCCTGGGTCTGTTGCTGACACGACATTTCACGATGCCCTTAAGTCGTCTCATGGAGGCGGTTCGGAAAGTGGGGAAGGGAGATCTCTCTTCGCGGGTTGAGGTAAAGGGGAATGGAGATATCGCGACTCTAGCCAGGGACTTCAACCGAATGACCGAACAATTGACCCGTAATGAGGAAGTCAGGCGCAATATGGTGGCGGACATTGCCCATGAATTGCGTACACCACTTGCGGTAATCCTCGGAAAACTAGAATCGATCCAGGAAGGGGTTCTTCCTTCCACACCCGAAACGATTCTCCCAATTCAAGATGAGACACTAAGACTTATTCGCTTAGTGAGAGATCTCCAACAACTGAGTCTGGCGGAAGCTGGTAAATTGCCAATGGCTTTAAGAACGGTCGATCTCAGACAGTTGGTAGAACGTATTACTGAGCAATTCGCGATTGAATTCGAGGAAAGGGAGTTGCATATCGAAGTTGCGGGAGATGTGCCAGAAATCACCGGTGACCCGGATCGCTTAACCCAGGTGTTTGTGAATTTGATCGGGAATGCTCTTTTGCACACGCCGCCTGGGGGTTCTTTGCGAGTGTTACTTGCTGAGGCAGAAGCTTCTGCTGAAGAGGAAATGGTGAGCGAGGGAAATGCGTATCGTTTGCGTGCTGTATTCCGGCGCAAAGGGGAAAAAGTAGAAGGGTCGAATCGCAAAGAAGAAAAGAACACGGAGAATGTGCGATCTGAAGGGTGGGTCCAAGTGACGGTGGTGGATTCTGGAGAGGGAATTCCAGAGGAAGAAATCGAGCATATCTTTGACCGTTTTTACCGTGTGGACAAAGCCCGCGAGCGGGAAAGTGGCGGAACGGGCTTAGGGCTCGCAATTGCCAAGGAATTCATCCAGGCGCATGGAGGTTCCATTCATGTGAAAAGCAAAATGGGCGTGGGAAGTTGTTTTTCGATCTTATTGCCTGTAAATCCAAATGTAACGATTAAACAACCTTAA
- a CDS encoding response regulator transcription factor — protein MKIILVDDESEILTLVRDYLSREGFTVLTAINGHEGMELIEREKPDLVLLDWMLPGMSGLEMCKHLRETSTIPIIMLTAKSEEIDRVLGLEFGADDYIVKPFSLRELAARIKTVLRRSSGGVQETNASILVRGELSIDVSSHKVAKRGQELLLTPTEFKILHLLATRPGTVYSRLQLLRQAMGEEYLYYERSIDTHVSNLRKKIEDNPSDPKYVETVFGVGYRFGEGL, from the coding sequence ATGAAAATTATCTTAGTAGATGATGAATCAGAAATCCTAACCCTTGTCAGAGACTACCTTTCACGGGAAGGATTTACCGTTCTAACAGCGATCAATGGTCATGAAGGTATGGAGCTGATCGAACGAGAAAAGCCGGACCTTGTCCTGTTGGATTGGATGCTGCCAGGGATGAGCGGGTTGGAAATGTGCAAACACTTGCGTGAGACGAGCACGATACCGATTATTATGCTGACGGCAAAATCAGAGGAAATCGATCGAGTCCTGGGCTTGGAGTTCGGGGCGGACGATTATATCGTTAAGCCTTTTAGTCTTCGGGAATTGGCAGCGCGGATAAAAACCGTGCTGAGGCGTTCCTCAGGGGGGGTACAGGAAACGAATGCTTCGATCTTAGTCCGTGGAGAGCTGAGTATCGATGTCTCAAGTCACAAAGTCGCGAAACGTGGGCAGGAATTACTCCTTACACCGACCGAATTCAAGATTCTCCATTTACTCGCAACACGTCCGGGGACGGTTTATAGTCGTCTTCAACTTTTGCGTCAGGCCATGGGAGAAGAATATCTCTATTATGAACGCTCTATCGATACGCACGTTTCTAATTTGCGTAAGAAGATTGAAGACAACCCGAGTGACCCGAAATATGTGGAAACAGTCTTTGGGGTAGGGTATCGGTTCGGTGAAGGGCTATGA
- a CDS encoding GerMN domain-containing protein encodes MSVVKVRMRNSLLMGVVFLSLMFLVGCGTLETLVNKEGTSTSLGDFIGGDKTTTLPAATTASTTTTSADPKAIVLYFADSTGKALLKEERILPKTVSLARETVNQWIKGPTTKGTMQSSVPTSTMLLDIAIKENVAIVDLSKEFLKPNSKVTPEIALYGLVNTLTQFSTIKQVQIRVEGKPVTKYGTVDATHLVNKASLIKGAAADNPILPGITSSGNNASGKSNTGSGATGTGLTAPGKTSNGALPNSSPSSLNLFDYPPSST; translated from the coding sequence ATGAGCGTTGTGAAAGTGCGAATGCGGAACAGTTTACTTATGGGGGTTGTTTTCTTGAGTCTAATGTTCCTTGTAGGCTGTGGGACGCTGGAAACGTTGGTGAACAAGGAAGGGACCTCGACTTCATTAGGTGATTTTATTGGTGGGGATAAAACGACCACTCTCCCGGCTGCGACCACAGCCTCTACAACGACAACCTCGGCAGATCCGAAAGCGATTGTGCTATACTTTGCGGATTCAACGGGGAAAGCTTTGCTAAAAGAAGAACGAATTTTGCCTAAGACGGTGAGTTTAGCTAGAGAGACTGTCAATCAGTGGATTAAAGGGCCCACTACCAAAGGAACTATGCAAAGCTCTGTCCCAACGTCCACAATGCTACTCGATATAGCTATTAAAGAAAACGTAGCCATCGTAGACTTAAGTAAAGAATTTCTAAAACCCAATTCTAAGGTCACTCCTGAAATCGCTCTCTATGGGCTTGTCAATACGTTGACTCAGTTCTCGACAATCAAGCAGGTTCAAATTCGTGTTGAGGGAAAACCTGTAACTAAGTATGGGACGGTTGATGCTACTCATTTGGTGAATAAAGCGAGCCTAATCAAAGGAGCAGCCGCTGATAACCCAATTCTTCCGGGGATCACGAGTTCTGGCAATAATGCCTCCGGAAAATCGAACACAGGATCTGGAGCGACAGGTACAGGCTTAACAGCACCAGGCAAAACCAGTAATGGAGCGTTGCCGAATTCCTCGCCGAGTTCCCTTAACCTCTTCGACTATCCTCCTAGTTCAACTTAA
- a CDS encoding ZIP family metal transporter has protein sequence MHDMFEIIWISTIAGLATTLGSLLVLLFGKPQERILASLLAGAGGVMLAVVSVDLLPSAWETGPPLQVGIGFILGLLFMFLADNRLNVSTNTLPLSRRQRLKRTGLLVATGIALHDIPEGMAIAVSQEAAPNLGLLIAFAITLHNLPEGMATAAPLKMAQIRGWKILLLNVGIAFFTPLGALLGLFALESVQNSLAFFLAFAAGAMTFLVFAELMPLSRERHPHYALLGGVVGFILFALISLLHPA, from the coding sequence ATGCATGACATGTTTGAAATTATTTGGATCAGTACGATCGCTGGACTTGCCACAACGCTTGGCAGCCTACTTGTCCTCTTGTTTGGTAAGCCACAAGAACGTATCCTAGCCTCCCTCTTAGCCGGCGCAGGCGGGGTGATGCTTGCGGTGGTAAGCGTAGATTTGCTCCCGAGCGCCTGGGAGACTGGGCCGCCGCTTCAAGTCGGCATTGGATTTATTCTAGGCCTTCTTTTCATGTTCCTTGCTGATAATCGTCTCAATGTCTCTACTAATACCCTTCCCCTGTCGCGGCGCCAACGACTAAAAAGAACCGGACTACTTGTCGCCACGGGGATCGCCTTACATGATATCCCAGAGGGCATGGCCATCGCCGTCAGCCAAGAAGCCGCCCCTAACCTCGGTCTTCTTATTGCCTTTGCCATTACCTTGCACAATCTTCCTGAAGGGATGGCCACAGCAGCGCCGTTAAAAATGGCACAAATCCGAGGGTGGAAGATCCTACTACTTAATGTCGGAATCGCTTTTTTTACCCCACTCGGTGCTTTGCTCGGTCTCTTCGCCCTCGAAAGCGTGCAAAACTCTCTCGCCTTCTTTCTGGCCTTTGCAGCCGGTGCCATGACATTTCTTGTCTTCGCCGAACTCATGCCCCTTTCCCGTGAACGGCACCCTCATTATGCCTTACTCGGGGGAGTAGTCGGCTTCATCTTATTCGCACTAATCAGCCTTCTCCACCCAGCTTAA
- a CDS encoding GDSL-type esterase/lipase family protein yields MRTYRLQMRLIQVATGLALIVLIAGFFGIWGKNGKVPANQTGTSATQGTSSSTQSPSDPKIVALGDSFTLGYPLDSSHSWTQRTAEVLKVPVVNKGKVRQTAKDLLARFDTDVAAEKPGRVIIFAGMGDAIQGVPLKEVQTNVEGIVEKAKANHIIPVLALPIGYPGAQQNIKEIRDWELSYAQKGTILTLDFSTVLFDAGGKYLNGLSADGKYPNAKGYTTMGDYAAQILK; encoded by the coding sequence ATGCGGACGTATCGATTGCAAATGCGCTTAATTCAAGTGGCTACTGGGCTTGCCCTTATTGTACTGATCGCTGGCTTTTTTGGAATATGGGGTAAAAATGGTAAAGTGCCTGCCAATCAAACAGGAACGAGTGCTACTCAAGGAACATCGAGTTCGACACAATCCCCTAGCGATCCGAAAATTGTCGCTTTGGGAGACTCATTTACATTAGGATATCCTTTGGATTCGTCGCATTCCTGGACCCAGCGCACTGCTGAAGTCCTCAAGGTCCCCGTGGTCAATAAGGGAAAAGTTCGACAGACTGCAAAAGATTTGCTTGCTCGCTTTGATACAGATGTAGCAGCTGAGAAACCAGGTCGGGTTATTATTTTTGCGGGGATGGGGGATGCCATTCAAGGGGTGCCTCTTAAGGAGGTTCAAACCAATGTGGAAGGTATCGTAGAAAAGGCAAAGGCCAATCATATTATTCCTGTGTTGGCCCTGCCGATCGGGTATCCTGGGGCTCAACAAAATATTAAAGAAATTCGTGATTGGGAGTTGAGCTACGCGCAGAAGGGAACGATCTTGACTCTGGATTTTTCGACTGTCTTGTTTGATGCGGGAGGAAAATACTTAAATGGCTTATCGGCAGATGGGAAATATCCCAATGCTAAAGGGTACACGACGATGGGGGATTATGCGGCTCAAATTCTTAAGTAG
- a CDS encoding YlbF family regulator → MSYIDKARELGEALSHTPEIQGLKTAEASIMADPDSKEAFSQYQEKERGLVTTQMLSKVIPEKESIALIDLKIRLMNRYPLIKAYFVQQQKYEKLMAMVNLTLTTSMHGMPSANDLPIPEELKGMAQQILDKIGGGNMEKMQISPEMLQGIKLPPGIKL, encoded by the coding sequence ATGAGTTACATCGACAAGGCCCGCGAGTTGGGGGAGGCCCTTTCTCACACTCCTGAAATTCAGGGATTAAAGACTGCTGAGGCTTCCATTATGGCCGACCCAGATAGCAAAGAAGCCTTTAGCCAATATCAGGAAAAAGAGCGTGGGCTTGTAACCACCCAAATGCTTAGCAAAGTCATTCCAGAGAAGGAGTCCATAGCGTTAATCGATCTTAAAATACGTCTTATGAATCGCTATCCACTGATCAAAGCGTACTTTGTTCAACAACAAAAATACGAAAAACTCATGGCCATGGTTAACCTAACTCTAACCACCTCAATGCACGGCATGCCTTCGGCCAATGATCTTCCCATTCCAGAAGAATTGAAAGGCATGGCCCAACAAATCCTTGACAAAATCGGCGGCGGAAACATGGAAAAAATGCAAATCTCTCCAGAAATGCTGCAAGGCATAAAACTTCCCCCCGGGATTAAATTGTAA